The Prochlorococcus sp. MIT 1300 genome has a window encoding:
- a CDS encoding flavin reductase family protein, translated as MTLDLDAKKVLLRKIPHGLFICGVRDGEEMNGFTASWVTQGSFDPPLIVMAVRAEGSSHGIIQRTKCFSLNVLRSDQKDLAAVFFKPQSALGGRFESAPFHKGELGLPILDNAIGGVECQLVGEVANGDHTIFVAEVMTAELIEDKEPLVLSTTGWSYGG; from the coding sequence ATGACCCTTGATCTTGATGCAAAGAAAGTCCTGCTTCGCAAAATCCCTCATGGGCTCTTTATTTGCGGAGTACGTGATGGAGAGGAAATGAATGGTTTTACAGCAAGTTGGGTTACTCAAGGTTCCTTTGATCCTCCGCTGATAGTTATGGCCGTGCGAGCAGAAGGGTCTAGTCATGGAATTATTCAAAGGACTAAATGCTTCTCCTTGAACGTACTGCGGTCAGACCAAAAGGATTTAGCTGCAGTTTTCTTTAAGCCACAAAGTGCTCTTGGAGGACGATTCGAATCAGCACCTTTCCACAAAGGGGAATTAGGTCTTCCTATTCTTGACAATGCGATCGGAGGGGTTGAATGTCAATTAGTTGGAGAAGTAGCTAATGGAGACCACACAATTTTTGTTGCTGAGGTTATGACAGCAGAATTAATTGAAGATAAAGAACCTCTTGTACTTTCTACAACCGGATGGTCATATGGTGGATGA
- the uvrC gene encoding excinuclease ABC subunit UvrC has product MKEVTGRNNPLLLLNNPEKLQRLLSEIPVEPGCYLMKDSKDRLLYVGKSKSLRNRIKSYFRSCSNNSSRISLMIRQVHDIEIIITDSEAEALVLESNLIKDLQPHFNILLKDDKKYPYLCITWSEDYPRIFITRKRRNRNTKDRFYGPYVDVGNLRRSLALVKSVFPLRQRPRPLYRDRTCLNYSIGLCPGVCQELISSSDYHKTIKKIAMVFQGRSEELKKLLGSLMDKYSTSLDFERAAKVRDQIRGIEQLNEQQNVGLPDSSVSRDIIALASNDKLVSVQLFQMRAGKLIGRLAFSADATGLKESTIIQLVVEEHYSQVDPVEIPQELILQYPVENPEVVCTWLKERRGRSVDIQIPKRNKKVELVDLVCKNAKYELQRLEKGIQQQELALEDLTQLLELSSVPRRIEGYDISHIQGSDPVASQVVFEDGLPAKQHYRRFNIKSSSIMPGHSDDFMALAEVIRRRFKRWARAKADGFQIKDLKSKRTTLQTNGFNDWPDLVLIDGGKGQLSAVMEAIRELDLEEELTVCSLAKKNEEIYLPNQSSAIISEIDQIGVLLLRRVRDESHRFALSFHRSKRGERMTRSRLGDIPGLGPKRIKELLSHFNSVEAIQMASVDTLMSAPGMGRVVAQQVWEYFHPDPKTEEQDKL; this is encoded by the coding sequence ATGAAAGAGGTGACAGGTCGAAATAATCCATTATTACTTCTAAACAACCCTGAAAAGCTACAGAGACTTTTATCAGAAATACCTGTAGAGCCTGGTTGTTATTTAATGAAGGACTCGAAGGATCGTTTATTGTATGTAGGGAAATCTAAATCTCTAAGAAATAGGATAAAGAGTTATTTTCGTTCATGTAGCAATAACAGCTCTAGAATAAGCTTAATGATAAGACAAGTACATGATATAGAAATCATTATTACTGATAGCGAAGCTGAAGCATTGGTCCTGGAGTCCAATTTAATAAAAGATTTACAGCCACATTTCAACATACTCCTTAAAGATGATAAAAAATATCCTTATTTATGTATAACCTGGAGCGAGGATTACCCCAGAATTTTTATTACTAGAAAACGTCGTAATCGTAATACAAAAGACCGATTTTATGGGCCATATGTTGATGTTGGAAACCTCCGTAGATCCCTGGCTTTAGTAAAGAGTGTTTTCCCATTGAGACAAAGGCCACGACCACTATATAGGGATCGTACTTGTTTAAATTACTCCATTGGCTTGTGTCCAGGGGTTTGTCAAGAGCTTATTTCCTCTAGTGACTATCACAAGACAATAAAAAAAATAGCCATGGTTTTTCAAGGAAGGTCGGAGGAGCTAAAGAAATTACTTGGCTCCCTTATGGATAAATATTCGACTTCACTAGATTTCGAACGTGCTGCCAAAGTGAGAGATCAGATTAGAGGTATAGAGCAGTTAAATGAACAACAAAATGTAGGATTGCCGGACTCTAGTGTCAGCCGAGATATTATTGCTTTGGCTTCTAATGATAAACTTGTTTCGGTCCAGCTGTTTCAGATGAGGGCAGGAAAACTTATAGGAAGACTTGCATTTAGTGCTGACGCTACAGGCTTAAAAGAAAGCACAATAATTCAACTTGTGGTAGAAGAGCATTATAGTCAAGTCGATCCAGTTGAAATACCTCAAGAATTAATTCTTCAATATCCTGTCGAAAATCCAGAAGTGGTTTGCACTTGGCTAAAGGAAAGAAGAGGGAGGTCAGTAGACATACAGATCCCTAAAAGAAATAAAAAGGTGGAATTGGTTGATCTTGTATGTAAAAACGCAAAATATGAGTTACAGAGATTAGAGAAGGGGATTCAACAGCAAGAACTAGCACTAGAGGATCTTACCCAGTTGCTTGAACTTTCGAGTGTTCCAAGAAGAATTGAGGGATATGATATCAGCCATATTCAGGGAAGCGACCCCGTTGCTTCTCAGGTAGTTTTTGAAGATGGTTTACCAGCCAAGCAGCATTACAGAAGGTTTAATATAAAAAGTTCATCTATAATGCCTGGTCACAGCGATGACTTCATGGCTTTAGCTGAAGTTATTCGACGACGATTTAAGCGATGGGCTAGAGCAAAGGCTGACGGGTTTCAAATCAAAGATTTAAAATCCAAGAGGACAACATTACAGACTAATGGTTTTAATGATTGGCCGGATTTAGTACTTATAGACGGTGGGAAAGGTCAACTTTCAGCGGTTATGGAAGCTATAAGGGAGTTAGACCTTGAAGAAGAACTTACAGTATGTTCTCTAGCTAAAAAAAATGAGGAAATATATCTACCTAATCAATCCTCAGCCATAATTTCAGAGATAGATCAAATAGGTGTTTTGCTTTTACGGCGTGTACGTGATGAATCACATAGGTTTGCCTTAAGTTTTCATAGAAGTAAACGTGGTGAAAGAATGACTAGATCTAGACTAGGAGATATACCAGGGCTTGGTCCAAAGAGAATAAAGGAGTTGTTATCACATTTCAATTCAGTAGAAGCTATTCAAATGGCCTCAGTTGACACCCTAATGTCAGCACCAGGTATGGGCAGGGTGGTTGCCCAGCAGGTTTGGGAATATTTCCACCCAGACCCAAAAACAGAAGAGCAAGACAAACTTTAA
- the hemJ gene encoding protoporphyrinogen oxidase HemJ, with the protein MTFSSEAYLWFKSLHIIGVVVWFAGLFYLVRLFIYHVEANDLEPSLQLAFSKQYSLMEKRLANIITTPGMILTVSMAICLLVAQPQWLQQNWMKIKLLFVLLLLVYHFFCYQLMKQLAEDRCSWTGQQLRAMNELPTLFLFVVVLLVVFKTQFPTSAATWAVVGLIIFMAASIQFYARWRRLNTESLKEL; encoded by the coding sequence ATGACATTCTCATCAGAAGCTTACCTCTGGTTTAAGTCGCTACATATAATTGGGGTAGTCGTATGGTTTGCGGGACTATTTTACTTGGTCAGATTATTTATTTATCATGTAGAGGCAAACGATCTTGAGCCAAGCCTTCAGCTGGCATTCTCAAAGCAATATTCACTTATGGAAAAACGTCTTGCGAATATAATAACTACCCCAGGGATGATTCTTACTGTTTCAATGGCAATATGCTTGCTTGTCGCCCAACCCCAATGGCTACAACAAAATTGGATGAAAATCAAGCTTTTATTTGTTTTGCTTCTTCTTGTATACCACTTTTTCTGTTACCAACTAATGAAACAACTCGCAGAAGATAGATGTAGTTGGACAGGACAACAACTCAGAGCAATGAATGAATTACCAACACTTTTTCTTTTTGTAGTTGTGCTCTTAGTTGTTTTTAAAACACAATTCCCAACCAGTGCCGCCACCTGGGCGGTCGTTGGGCTAATTATATTTATGGCTGCTAGTATTCAATTTTATGCTAGATGGAGAAGGCTAAATACAGAATCACTGAAGGAATTATAA
- a CDS encoding PHP domain-containing protein, which produces MNRCNIDSCPKQINLHCHTICSDGSMTPIALIKQAQELGIEHLAITDHHSIESHKIILDNYNLENSRTKLWSGIEVSCLINKCLVHILGIGFNLRSSSLKPYVHGEAPTGEYLQGKTVVKSIHDAGGLAILAHPARYRISFKKIIDASVDINIDGAEAWYDYDMKPQFSATPIICEKIDNQLKQLGLISTCGTDTHGYSLLGR; this is translated from the coding sequence ATGAATAGGTGTAATATTGATAGTTGCCCTAAGCAAATCAACCTTCATTGCCATACAATTTGCAGTGATGGAAGTATGACTCCCATAGCACTGATCAAACAAGCACAAGAATTAGGCATTGAACACTTAGCAATAACAGACCATCATTCAATTGAATCCCATAAAATTATTTTAGATAATTATAACTTGGAAAACTCAAGGACAAAATTATGGTCTGGTATAGAGGTGAGTTGCTTGATAAACAAATGTTTAGTTCATATTTTAGGAATTGGCTTCAACTTGAGATCTTCCTCATTGAAACCTTATGTACATGGTGAAGCCCCTACTGGTGAATATCTACAAGGTAAAACAGTTGTTAAATCAATTCATGATGCTGGGGGCCTAGCAATACTTGCTCATCCTGCTAGGTATAGAATTAGCTTTAAGAAAATAATTGATGCATCCGTAGATATAAATATTGATGGGGCTGAAGCTTGGTATGACTATGATATGAAACCACAATTCAGTGCTACCCCGATTATATGCGAAAAGATTGATAACCAGCTTAAACAACTTGGTTTAATTAGTACATGTGGCACAGATACTCATGGCTACAGCTTATTGGGTCGCTAG
- the cobN gene encoding cobaltochelatase subunit CobN, with product MHRIASLPGDEDSNDVTLVEQPPAPVLFLTSAVSDISTLATAIDSEFDCSLRNEIRALPLSCLSHPSQIDHYLTITASKADVIILRLLGGREHWSYGIEQLLNWQEQEKCRELILLAGTQDQFEILHHLGTVNYKLANHLAELLIQGGTNNIQTFLQMIQLIKNHRTVNLKDHKIDYLDDPYKWNWQDESGPRVGLVVYRSLVQSGDTKLINSIIQKIRLRNLVPRTILVSSLRSKVIQQATEKIFKDESVSLVLTLTSFASVIFEEASLGAPLWDSLDVPVLQALISTRSKKEWSTNDRGLDPLDLSLQVVLPELDGRITTRPAAFRSVRKSSQILSTILHEHTPNQSGIQWIVDHVYNWVELQRTQNNDKKVAIVLSNYPIRNGRLANGVGLDTPESLFSIINWLKDGGYNLSKQKLPVSSKELIDSILKGRTNDPESFSRAPLTYLSLNDYLNWWSKLPKPAKLPILKRWGEPQKAIDLESSGFAIHGIQFGNIVILIQPSRGYDSDQLEDLHSPYLPPPHRYLAQYVWAQEIHNTQALIHLGKHGSVEWLPGKAVGLSINCYPNVAINAIPVIYPFIVNDPGEGSQAKRRKQAVIIDHLTPPLDRAELSGDYLVLENLIDEYFEAEQLQASRLPIIQESILKLLNKKSWPIDNSISKIDDFKDYINQAESYICELKEAQIRTGLHSFGQDLYPSKKLQLLLTIVRSPFAEYKGFTQSVSERLELSLDPWCDEEGDMLNPEDILKLRQYCQQSLRRKGDAIDWIEHQALHILSLLVELDQPNFKEQELVPPLYEWVLSWHNDPLLKYIKEVVYQNICNSFQFEKKSLLNSLNGRRVKAGPSGAPTRSRHDVLPTGRNFFSVDLRGLPTESAWDLGRRNAETIIENYILKHGEYLKSLALSVWGTSTMRNGGEDIALLLALIGVKPIWDGPSRRMVDLEVIPIKILQRPRVDVTLRISGLFRDAFPQLIGWVHKAVTLVGKLDEEQNMNPYSHSIKSQSHKGRIYGSAPGSYGAGLQGLIDNGQWNTRSDLGEVFMEWSKWSYDDSANPKEDRKGLEEALEGTQIALHTQDNREHDLLDSDDYYQFHGGLSAAIEKITGSRPEMLFADNSRKERPRVHSLTKEIDKVVRSRLTNPKWIKGMIGHGYKGGFEMSASLDYLFAYDASTGCVPNWCYSEITSSWLDNKEVITFLKDNNPWSLRDISERLLEASHRGLWEDATKEQIQKIKGIVIDSESIIEQFD from the coding sequence ATGCACCGCATAGCAAGCCTACCTGGTGATGAAGACAGTAATGATGTAACCCTTGTTGAGCAGCCTCCTGCCCCCGTACTTTTTTTAACAAGTGCAGTCTCTGACATATCAACCCTAGCAACAGCGATTGACAGTGAGTTTGATTGCTCTCTAAGAAATGAAATTAGAGCCTTACCACTGTCATGCTTGAGCCATCCCTCTCAGATCGATCATTATCTGACAATAACTGCATCTAAAGCCGATGTTATTATCCTCAGATTACTCGGTGGACGAGAACACTGGAGTTACGGAATAGAACAACTTTTAAATTGGCAGGAACAAGAAAAATGTAGAGAATTAATTCTACTTGCTGGAACACAGGATCAGTTTGAAATACTTCACCATTTAGGCACAGTTAATTACAAGCTAGCTAACCATTTAGCAGAACTTTTAATTCAAGGCGGTACAAATAATATTCAGACATTTTTACAAATGATTCAATTAATAAAAAACCACAGAACTGTTAACTTAAAAGATCACAAGATTGATTATTTGGATGACCCATATAAATGGAATTGGCAAGATGAGTCTGGCCCTAGAGTTGGTCTTGTAGTTTATCGATCTCTAGTACAGTCAGGAGACACAAAATTAATTAATTCGATAATCCAAAAAATAAGGTTACGAAATTTGGTACCAAGAACCATACTTGTCAGTAGTCTGCGTAGTAAAGTCATACAACAAGCTACAGAAAAAATATTTAAGGATGAATCTGTATCCTTAGTGTTAACACTTACTTCGTTTGCCTCTGTTATTTTTGAAGAAGCCAGTCTTGGTGCTCCTCTTTGGGATTCGCTAGATGTACCCGTTTTACAAGCATTAATTAGTACACGGTCGAAGAAGGAGTGGAGCACCAATGATAGAGGTCTAGACCCTTTAGATCTATCCTTACAGGTAGTTCTTCCGGAACTAGATGGACGAATAACGACTCGCCCAGCTGCCTTCAGATCCGTTAGAAAATCTAGTCAAATACTCTCTACAATACTCCATGAACACACGCCGAATCAATCTGGTATACAATGGATTGTAGACCATGTCTATAACTGGGTAGAATTACAAAGAACCCAAAATAACGACAAAAAAGTTGCTATTGTCCTCTCCAATTATCCAATAAGGAATGGAAGACTTGCCAATGGTGTCGGTCTAGATACACCTGAAAGTTTGTTCTCAATAATCAATTGGCTTAAGGATGGTGGATACAATCTTTCTAAACAGAAATTACCTGTATCTTCTAAAGAACTTATCGACTCAATATTAAAGGGCAGAACAAACGATCCAGAGAGTTTTTCAAGGGCGCCTCTTACCTACCTTTCTCTTAATGATTACTTGAATTGGTGGTCCAAATTACCCAAACCCGCCAAATTACCAATACTTAAAAGATGGGGTGAGCCACAAAAAGCTATAGATCTGGAATCATCTGGGTTTGCTATTCATGGTATTCAATTTGGCAACATAGTTATACTTATACAGCCCAGCAGGGGATATGACTCGGACCAACTAGAAGACTTACACTCGCCTTACTTACCCCCACCACATAGATACCTTGCCCAATATGTATGGGCACAAGAAATCCACAATACACAAGCACTCATTCATTTAGGTAAACACGGAAGTGTAGAATGGTTACCTGGTAAGGCCGTAGGGTTAAGCATTAACTGTTACCCTAATGTAGCTATAAATGCAATTCCAGTTATTTACCCATTTATTGTTAATGATCCGGGGGAGGGTTCTCAAGCTAAAAGACGAAAGCAAGCTGTCATAATTGATCACTTAACACCACCTTTAGATCGGGCTGAGTTGTCAGGAGATTACCTCGTATTAGAAAATTTAATTGATGAGTATTTTGAGGCCGAGCAATTACAGGCATCCAGATTACCAATCATACAAGAGTCTATCTTAAAACTTCTAAATAAAAAAAGCTGGCCTATTGATAACAGTATAAGCAAAATAGATGATTTTAAAGATTATATAAATCAAGCTGAATCGTATATATGTGAACTTAAGGAAGCCCAAATAAGGACAGGCCTTCATAGTTTTGGTCAAGATCTATATCCTTCCAAAAAACTTCAGTTACTTCTAACTATTGTTCGATCGCCATTTGCTGAATACAAAGGTTTTACACAATCGGTATCAGAAAGACTGGAATTATCTCTAGACCCTTGGTGTGACGAGGAAGGCGATATGTTAAACCCAGAAGACATCCTGAAACTTAGGCAATACTGTCAACAATCTCTAAGGAGAAAAGGCGATGCTATCGACTGGATAGAACATCAGGCATTACATATTCTGTCTTTATTAGTAGAACTTGACCAGCCAAATTTTAAGGAGCAGGAATTAGTCCCCCCTCTATATGAATGGGTTCTTAGCTGGCACAACGACCCACTACTAAAGTACATAAAAGAAGTCGTCTATCAAAATATATGTAATTCCTTCCAATTTGAAAAAAAGAGTTTATTAAATTCACTTAATGGCAGACGAGTTAAGGCAGGACCATCTGGTGCTCCGACTAGGAGTAGGCACGATGTGCTTCCTACAGGCAGAAATTTTTTTAGTGTTGATCTTCGCGGACTTCCAACTGAATCAGCCTGGGATTTAGGAAGGCGAAATGCTGAAACTATTATTGAAAACTATATACTCAAACATGGTGAATATTTAAAGTCTCTAGCTCTTTCAGTTTGGGGAACATCTACCATGAGAAATGGAGGAGAGGATATTGCACTTTTATTAGCATTAATTGGAGTTAAGCCTATTTGGGATGGACCAAGTAGGCGTATGGTTGATCTCGAAGTTATACCAATAAAAATTCTTCAAAGACCTAGAGTCGATGTCACATTAAGAATCTCAGGCCTTTTCAGAGATGCCTTTCCTCAATTAATTGGATGGGTACATAAAGCAGTTACTTTAGTTGGAAAGCTTGATGAAGAACAAAACATGAATCCCTACTCCCATTCAATCAAGAGTCAATCTCACAAAGGAAGAATTTATGGTTCTGCTCCAGGTTCTTATGGTGCAGGACTCCAGGGCTTAATAGATAACGGTCAATGGAATACAAGATCTGACCTTGGCGAAGTATTTATGGAATGGAGCAAGTGGAGTTATGACGATTCTGCTAACCCTAAGGAAGACCGTAAAGGCCTTGAGGAAGCATTAGAAGGAACTCAGATAGCTCTTCACACGCAAGACAATAGAGAGCATGACTTACTTGATTCCGATGACTATTACCAATTTCACGGTGGGTTATCAGCAGCCATAGAAAAAATTACCGGTTCCAGGCCAGAAATGTTATTTGCCGATAATTCACGTAAAGAACGACCTAGGGTACATTCGCTTACTAAAGAAATAGACAAGGTTGTACGTTCAAGGTTAACTAATCCCAAGTGGATTAAAGGAATGATTGGACATGGGTACAAAGGAGGTTTTGAGATGTCAGCTAGCCTGGACTATCTATTTGCATACGATGCTTCAACGGGTTGCGTTCCTAATTGGTGTTATTCTGAAATAACAAGTTCATGGCTAGACAATAAAGAAGTTATAACTTTTTTAAAGGATAATAATCCATGGTCGCTACGAGACATTTCAGAAAGGTTGTTAGAGGCTTCTCATAGGGGACTATGGGAAGATGCAACAAAAGAACAAATCCAAAAAATCAAAGGAATTGTAATTGATTCAGAGTCGATAATAGAGCAATTTGACTAA
- a CDS encoding branched-chain amino acid transaminase, with protein sequence MHQFLPYAWFQGKCVPFEEARVSVATHALHYGTGAFGGMRAIPDPKDSNSILLFRAERHAKRLSQSARLLLTELSEETILNSLNLFIKANKPTRPIYLRPFVYTSDLGIAPRLHNIETDFLIYGLELGDYLSPDGVKCRFSSWTRQEDRSLPLRGKISGAYITSSLAKTEAVLSGFDEALLLNSRGKISEASGMNLFIVRDGSLITPSVDQDILEGITRASVIEIAKNSGINVIERPVDKTELLIADEVFLTGTAAKITPIRQIESTVLSNTRPIMENLRVKLTRITEGVDQEFRHWITRITF encoded by the coding sequence ATGCATCAGTTCCTTCCCTACGCTTGGTTCCAGGGGAAATGCGTCCCCTTTGAGGAGGCAAGGGTTTCTGTTGCTACTCATGCCTTGCATTACGGCACAGGAGCCTTTGGGGGAATGAGGGCCATCCCCGACCCGAAAGATAGCAACAGCATTCTGCTATTTAGAGCCGAACGTCATGCTAAACGCCTTAGTCAAAGCGCAAGGCTGCTTTTAACAGAATTATCAGAAGAGACAATATTGAACTCATTAAATCTTTTTATTAAGGCAAATAAACCAACTAGACCTATATATCTTCGACCATTTGTGTACACAAGTGATTTAGGTATAGCACCTAGATTACACAACATAGAAACAGACTTTCTAATATATGGCTTGGAATTGGGAGATTATTTGTCTCCTGACGGTGTTAAATGTCGTTTTAGTAGTTGGACACGTCAGGAAGATCGATCCCTGCCACTAAGGGGTAAGATAAGTGGAGCATATATCACAAGTTCGCTAGCCAAGACAGAGGCTGTTTTAAGCGGCTTTGATGAAGCTCTACTTTTAAACAGTCGCGGAAAAATAAGCGAAGCTAGTGGAATGAATCTATTTATTGTAAGAGATGGAAGTTTAATAACCCCAAGTGTTGATCAAGACATACTTGAAGGAATTACGAGGGCTAGTGTTATTGAAATTGCGAAGAATTCGGGAATAAACGTAATTGAGAGACCAGTTGACAAAACCGAACTCCTTATAGCTGATGAGGTCTTCCTGACTGGAACAGCAGCGAAAATTACTCCAATACGGCAAATAGAGTCCACAGTTCTCTCTAATACAAGACCAATCATGGAAAACTTACGTGTAAAGCTTACAAGAATCACAGAAGGTGTAGATCAGGAATTCCGACATTGGATTACCAGGATTACCTTCTGA